The genomic stretch ACCCCAACCCCGGCAAGGCAGCCGACGGCAAGCGGCTACACGGGCTCGCTCTGGACGACAACACCGCCCCGGTCGTCGTCCGGATCTTCGCCGAGTTCCTCGCCGGCAACGGCCTCTACGTCATCGCAGAAGGACTCACCGCCGACGGCATCCCCTGCCCCTCGGCCTACGACCGGGCACGCAACCCACACCGCTCCGGCATCGCCTGGTCCAAAAGCGCCATCCGAGTCATCCTCACCAACCCCCGCTACACCGGCCGACAGGTCTGGAACCGGCAACGCACCGACGAGATCCTGCTCGACGTCAACGACGTCGCCATGGGCCACACCAGCGTCATGCGCTGGAACCCACAACAGCAGTGGGTCACGTCCAACGACGAAGCCCACCCCGCGATCATCGACCCCGAGACCTTCGACGCCGCGCAGGCGCTCCTGCGCCGCCGAGGTCGTGGTCCCGGCGGTGAACACAAGAAGCACCGCGCCCGCCACATCTACCTACTCAAGGGCACCCTGTACTGCGCCCTATGCAACCGGAAGATGCAGGGCCAGCGATCCAACGGCGAGGCGTACTACCGATGCCGCTACGCCCAGGAATACGCCCTCGCCAACAAGATCAACCACCCGCGCAACGTCTACCTCCGCGAACGTGACCTCATCGGGCCGCTCGACGCCGCACTCGCCCAAGCGTTCGCCCCACATCGCATCGCCGACACCATCACCGCACTGGCCGAGCACCAGAAAGCCCCCGACATCGACCACGAGGCCGACCGCGCCCGCACCCAACTCGCCGAATGCGACACCAAACTCACCCGCCACAAGGCAGCCCTCGAAGCCGGAGCCGACCCCACCGTCGTCACACGATGGATCGCCGAGGTCGAAACCGAACGCCGCTCCATCCTGGCCGTGCTCAACCGAGCCCGACCTCAGCAGGCGCACCACCACCTGACACGACAGCAGATAAGCGACCTTGTCACCGCGCTGGGCGACATCGTCACCGTGCTACGAGAGGCCGACCCCACCGACCGCGCCGAGGTGTACCGGCAGATCGGGCTACGCCTGACCTACGACCCCGGAAAACAGAAAGTCCGCGTACAGGCACAGCCTGTAGCGGACTTTCATGGGGAAATGGTTGGTGTCCGAGGGGGGATTCGGCCACAGACACCCAGCACACCTGCCGGAAACAGGTGTTCATGCGTTGCACAGTAGAGTCCAACGCCCAGGCGGTCAATCAGAGGCTGGGGCGGCTACCGCAGGCTCATTCGAAGAGTTCGCGGATGACTCCCATGGCCCGTGGTGAAATCACCTCGTCTGGGTAGAAGTCACTGCACAGGCGTACGGCGTCGTCCACCGACTCGACGCCGGCCAGCGCCGCCAAGGTACGGAGATCGTCCACGTCGCGGGCCCGCGCCGCGAGTGCTTTCATCGCGAAGATGTGCTCCGGCGAAGCCGCCATGACGCGCAGCCCGGGATGGTCGAAGACCCGCCGTCGGCCCGGATCGGTCTTGCCGGAGACGTAGACGCTGGCTTGCTCATTGAGCCACCAGGGCGGCAGTCCCAGGTCGTCGGCCACCGCACGGGCCTCGTCGACAACGACGCCGTGCGGGACGAACATCGCATCGACATCTCGGGTCACCCGCTTCGCGTCATAGGCCAGCGCCATCGCGGCACCACCCACCACGAAGATGTCAGCCACGACGCCACGGCGGACGAGCCGCTCGCCCAAACGGGTGAACGCACGCTCAAGTTCCGCGCGCCCCATCAGGACGCCGTCCGACCCCGCTCACGCCGCCGCCAAATCATGCACCGACACATACACACCATGTTTCCGAAACGCCGCCGGCGCCCATGCCAAAGCATCAGCGCGGTGAATGGCCAGCTCGGCCGGGAACCAGGCCCGACGCAGCACCCGAGTCTCGACCCACGCCGGCGGAGCAAGATCCGCCTGCGCGAGCAGATGCTCCGCGAGCGCTGCCAACAGCGCATCCCACCGCACGTCCCCGGTGGGCCCGGGCTCATCCTGCAACAGACCTACCCTGGCGTCGGCTGGCTCCCACCGATACTCCTCCAGGAACTCCCACACCAGCTTCCAACGGATCCGATCGCTGTCCGCAGCCGCCAGATGGGTCGCCAACACCACCAGGCTCATCGGTTCGTAGCCGGTACCCACCGCGCACCTCACCTCCGAACCCCAAGGCATAACCGGATGCAGCCTATCGCCTCCCCCGCTGGCGAGCCCCGCAACGCCCCGCGCCATCGACCATGTCTGGTCCTGCACCGCGATCAGCCCGTAGTAACCCCGACGGCGAGCGGGACAGCGCCGGCGCGTGGCCGAATCTGCCGGACCCGCGGCCGGCAGGCGCATCCCCAACACCGGACCGTCCGCGTCGACTTCGACCGGCAGGCTCGGCTGTGGCAACACCGGCAACGCCGCCGAAGCCCCAGAAGCCGCCCTCACAGTCTTCGGCGGCACCATGTTTGACCGCTCCGGAGATTAATCGCGCCACACGCCGGCAGGCGGCACTGCCCAGCTCTACTCATCGCGGAGATACTGCGGTGGCGGCACGTGTTCCGGCCCCCACGGGCCACCTACCCCGCCCCGTCAAGGCAGCGGCGGCCCGCAGGGTCGGCCCGGCTTGCGGACCGACCCAGCGCACGATCGTCTAGACCTGCCTCACCTGCCGTCCGCGTTCCGAGGCCATCCGCAGCAGGGATTCCGCAGCCTCAGGAGCGTGTCGAAGATGCGGTCCATGGAGTAGGGCTCGTACGTCGTCTCGGACTCGGCGATCTTGTCCCAGTCGGAGTCGGTGAACTGGAACATCCACAGGGCGTCCATCTCGAAGTCACCGTACCCCTCGGGAAGGTGCTCGAACTCCTGCTTCCTAGCGTTGACGTCGAGGCCGGTGCGCGTCATATGGCCCTCGAGGTGAGAGCGGGCAGCCTCGTCGAGCATCAGCAGCTCAGCGATGGTATGCGGCACCGGCGTCACCCCCCGGGCCAGCAGGGCGCACAGGTCGATGCAGGTCTGCGCGAGCCGAACAAAGAAATCTGGCGGCTGCGCGATCAACGAAGGCGGAAAACCGACTGCGGGACCTTGGTTCCCCCACATGAGGCCTTCCGCCTGATCGAGAAGGACCTCCGCTGTTCCACTCAACGACTGGTAGAGCGCGGCGGCCCAGCGGGGGCCGACACCCCAGAATCCGCATGGGCAAGGGTCGTCTTCCTCGTCTAGTCTCTGCGTCAGGCAGCGGCACGATCCGCCGGGGCCACACTGGTTGTTGCCGGCGTCATCGCCTCGAAGTTCAGCGTGAGGTGGACAGCCGTCGCAGTCGTCGCACCCATCGGCAGGACACTGCGCGACGGGAAACAGCCGAGCCCAATCGATGTCGCTACCGTCCCCCGGCAGGTCGGGGACGTCGAGTTCGCTCACGAACCAGGTGGCAAGGAACTGCCGTTCGTCGGTGTCATCGACGCGCTGTTGGGCTGCTTGCTTGAGCCCAGCTCCGACGCTTGCGGGCAAGCTGAGCCAGAGGCCGGAAAAATCTTCGAGACCCCTATCCGGGGAATTCAGCATGTTGCAGATGGCGACCGCCTCGTACGGCCAATCCAGCGTACGTATTCAGCTTGATATTGCCGGTTCCGGTAGCCATGGTCCGGTGGTGAAGAGTTGTTCGAGCACGTCGAGGGCGTCTTTGCCGTGTTTGGTGGCGGTGGACAGGTAGGACCGTAGGGTGGCGAAGTCGGCCAGGCCTTGCAGGGTGCGCCAGGTCGCGGAGATCTTCTGTTGGAGTTTGACCGGGCGGAGATCGCGTTCGGCCTGGTTGTTGGTGAAGGGCACGGCCAGATCGACGGTGAACCGTAGGATCATGTCGCGGTGGGCGGTGAAGCGTTCGACCAGCGTGCCGGCTCGTGACGGCTTGCCGTCACGATCGGGCGGGTTCTGCTGGCGGCCGTAAGCGAGGGCCCCGGCGTAACAGGCACGGATGTGACTGATCTCGTCGGCTGACAGTGCGTCCCGGCCCGCGGTGACGGCCTGCTCGGTCATCTTCTTGGCCATCAGCAGGGTTTGCGCCATCACCTCGGCCCACTGCTGGCCGGCCGGGTCGGACTCGTGCACGCCGCGCAGATCGCGGATCAGATGTGCTCCGCACCAGGCGTGATCGGCGTCGGCCAGGTGGCGGTAGGCGGCGTAGCCGTCACGCACGAGGGTGCCGGTGAACCCGGGCAGGACCTTCCCGGCGTCGATGTCGGCCTTGCTGCGGCCGCCGACGTGGAACAAGGTCAGCTCAGGGGTGCAGGCCACGTGCACGTACTTGAAGCCGCCGTCGACCCTTGCCGGGGTCTCATCGGCGTGCAGCACCTGCTGGACGTGCAGCAACGCGGCCGTGCGGGACACGAACGGCCCGAGCCTGCGGGCCGCCTCACCGACCACCTGGTGCACGAACCCGGTCGACACCCGCACCCCGAGCAGATCACCCAACAGCGCGGCGGCCCGGGCGAAGGGCAGGAACTGGACGGCCCGCGCGTAGACGACGGCGGCCTTGACACCGACGCCGTACTGCACCCGCCCGGACACCCCGCCGGGTGCCACCGGCTCGCTGACCTGCCCGCACCCGCCGCACTCAACCGCGACCAGTTGGTGCTCAACGACCACCGACCGCCGCTCGGGCAGCTCGATCACCTGCCGGCGCTGCCGCCCGTACTCACGCCCATCACCCAGCGGAGCCCCACAACCCGGATGGCCACACCGCTGTGGCCGGTGCTCGATGACCTCATCCGGATCCGCGACCAGTTCGAGGGTCCATCCCGGCGCTCCCGGCTGCTTGCCCCGCCGCCGCCCACTGCCTTTACCCGGCTGCCGGGCCGGACGGCCCGGACCGTCCGACGAGGGAGGCTTCGACGAGTTCGAGGAGTTCATCCCCAACCGGCGTTTCAGTTCAGCGTTCTCGGCTTCCAACCGATCAACCCGTTCCCGCAGCTCAACCAGCATCGCGACCAGATCCTCGTACGAGAGCGGGACCTGCGGGACGGACGACACCCCATGATCATGTCAGCCGATCGACCAGAGTGGACAACCGGCCCCCCACTCACCTCAAGCTGAATACGTACGACGAGGGCCGCCATCATTCATACTTCCGCAGTCTCCTCCAGATTGTCTGGCCCGCGCTCGACGCTCGGCAACGGAGAATAATCGGACCAGCTCTCCCGGACATGATATTTGCATTCCTGGAACCCGACTATCCGGCCACGGCCGTCGCCCTGATAGATTCCGGGCTCTCCGGGCACGAGGCCGAGCAGGTCCTCCTCGAGTCCTTCCCGCGGCCGGCAGTCCAACGCTACCTCAGGGCCTCGGCCGATGCGACAGTTCGATACCTACGAGCCGAAGGCGTACTCGAGGATCCCGAAACCCATGAGTCCTTCGCCCGCGCGGGCCTGATCGACGCCTCGACCCAGCATCCCTTGACCAGTAGGTCCAATCCCCCATGGCATGGTATGTCTAACGACGAGAATCTCCGCTTGCCGACCGCCGACGATCTTGCCGCATTCGACCGTGACGGCTTTGTGGTTCTGCGTGATGCGCTGCCGGGGAACTTATCGAGCCGTTACACAAAGCCGCACTACGACTTCGGGCCGCCGCGCCGGTCCGCTGCAGCTACCGAGGAAACGGCAAGCTTGGTTTCCGCACCCTCGTATCGCACGACCAGGAATTTCTGCCACTGGTCGCCAACCCGCGGGTCCTACCGACCATCGCGGCTCTGTTGAGCCCAGACATCCGGATGCTGTCCAGCCATTTGATTACCTATGATCCGCAGGAGCCCGACGACCCGATGACTACGTCGACGGACAGTCCTCGCCCGGTTGGCGGGCAGAAATGGCACCGCGACGACGTATTCCACATTCAGGGCGACCTGGGCTATGCGGCTGTCCCACGCCTGACCGTCCACTGCGCGTACTGCCGGGTAGACGGCGGGAGTTTCACCCGCCGTCCCCCACAGATCCGGACGTGAACCTCTCGACTCATCCGGCTCGTGCCGTTCGGTTGTCAGGTCGTGTACCGCATCGCCCAGTGCGCGAACAGGTCGGGCGACCGTTGCCGGACGTCTCGTAGCCATACTCGAGCTCTGTCGTCGCTGCGTTTGAGTCGCTTGTACTTCCACTTCGCCCAGCGCATCAGATGACGATCGATGCGCTTGCCGATCGGGTAGACCGCGCTCGGGTAAAACACGGTGAAGTAGTTCAACCAGCCCCGAAGGACAGGGTT from Micromonospora craniellae encodes the following:
- a CDS encoding DUF6036 family nucleotidyltransferase; the protein is MGRAELERAFTRLGERLVRRGVVADIFVVGGAAMALAYDAKRVTRDVDAMFVPHGVVVDEARAVADDLGLPPWWLNEQASVYVSGKTDPGRRRVFDHPGLRVMAASPEHIFAMKALAARARDVDDLRTLAALAGVESVDDAVRLCSDFYPDEVISPRAMGVIRELFE
- the tnpC gene encoding IS66 family transposase, producing MSSVPQVPLSYEDLVAMLVELRERVDRLEAENAELKRRLGMNSSNSSKPPSSDGPGRPARQPGKGSGRRRGKQPGAPGWTLELVADPDEVIEHRPQRCGHPGCGAPLGDGREYGRQRRQVIELPERRSVVVEHQLVAVECGGCGQVSEPVAPGGVSGRVQYGVGVKAAVVYARAVQFLPFARAAALLGDLLGVRVSTGFVHQVVGEAARRLGPFVSRTAALLHVQQVLHADETPARVDGGFKYVHVACTPELTLFHVGGRSKADIDAGKVLPGFTGTLVRDGYAAYRHLADADHAWCGAHLIRDLRGVHESDPAGQQWAEVMAQTLLMAKKMTEQAVTAGRDALSADEISHIRACYAGALAYGRQQNPPDRDGKPSRAGTLVERFTAHRDMILRFTVDLAVPFTNNQAERDLRPVKLQQKISATWRTLQGLADFATLRSYLSTATKHGKDALDVLEQLFTTGPWLPEPAISS